A region from the Rhodamnia argentea isolate NSW1041297 chromosome 7, ASM2092103v1, whole genome shotgun sequence genome encodes:
- the LOC115731672 gene encoding uncharacterized protein LOC115731672, which translates to MEVTTSKRMGSMMLVAALILWTTIGANAASRSCKLTCALLCADDPLPFVCIPNCLKTCSNGSLTSSALEHCDVGCFFSTCLDYHSDTKKVGVDMKKVRACVDSCSQGCQKTYPLN; encoded by the exons ATGGAGGTAACAACATCCAAGAGAATGGGGTCGATGATGCTCGTGGCGGCTCTAATACTGTGGACGACCATCGGCGCCAACGCTGCATCCAGGTCATGCAAGCTGACTTGTGCATTGTTGTGTGCTGACGACCCCTTGCCATTTGTGTGCATTCCCAATTGCCTCAAGACGTGCTCCAATGGGTCTTTGACGTCCTCGGCATTAGAGCACTGCGATGTCGGTTGCTTCTTCTCTACTTGCCTTGACTACCATTCAG ACACCAAGAAAGTTGGAGTGGACATGAAGAAGGTTAGAGCTTGTGTGGATTCATGCTCTCAGGGTTGCCAGAAGACCTATCCATTGAACTAA